A genomic region of Fusarium falciforme chromosome 4, complete sequence contains the following coding sequences:
- a CDS encoding Pyruvate decarboxylase codes for MSEDQVQGLKQPIDVAEYLFKRLHEVGVRSVHGVPGDYNLVALDYLPDCGLKWVGSVNELNAAYAADGYARVSKIAALITTFGVGELSAINGLAGSFSEHIPVVHIVGCPSTISQRDQMLLHHTLGNGDFDVFANMSSQISCNMAKLTKPSEIAEQIDSALRACWLQSRPVYIMLPTDMVQEKIEGARLETPIDMAEPENDPESEDFVVEEVLKAMYAATRPVILVDACAIRHRVVEEVHQLIDKLELPVFVTPMGKGAVNEDHPNYGGVFAGEGSHPPRVKQIVEESDLLITVGALKSDFNTAGFSYRTSQLNSVDFHSTYCKIRYSTYPGVAMRGVLRKVIDKVDPASMPAPSIPEVVNEVEENFDSSETITQAWFWPRIGEFLIPKDIIVTETGTSNFGIWDTRFPPNVTALSQVLWGSIGWSVGACQGAALAAKDLGNGRRTILFVGDGSFQLTAQELSTMIRHGLKPTIFVICNDGFTIERFIHGMNAEYNDINEWKYKELVRVFGGEKTCKTFTIKTKDELNDLLVDEEFKAADCLQFVELYMPREDAPRALIMTAEASAKNNAKK; via the exons ATGAGTGAAGATCAGGTCCAGGGCCTCAAGCAGCCCATCGACGTCGCCGAGTACCTCTTCAAGCGACTCCACGAGGTCGGTGTCCGCTCCGTCCACGGTGTTCCAGGCGATTACAACCTCGTTGCCCTCGACTATCTTCCCGATTGTGGTCTCAAGTGGGTCGGCAGCGTCAACGAGCTCAATGCTG CCTATGCCGCCGATGGCTACGCCCGAGTCTCCAAGATTGCTGCTCTCATCACCAcctttggtgttggtgagCTTTCCGCCATCAATGGCCTCGCCGGTTCCTTCTCCGAGCACATCCCCGTCGTCCACATCGTTGGCTGCCCTTCCACTATCTCCCAGCGCGACCAGATGCTTCTCCACCACACTCTCGGCAATGGCGACTTCGACGTCTTCGCCAACATGAGCTCTCAGATCTCCTGCAACATGGCCAAGCTCACCAAGCCTTCCGAGATTGCTGAGCAGATTGATAGCGCTCTCCGCGCTTGCTGGCTCCAGTCCCGCCCCGTCTACATCATGCTCCCCACCGATATGGTTCAGGAAAAGATTGAGGGTGCTCGCCTCGAGACCCCCATCGACATGGCAGAGCCTGAGAACGACCCCGAGAGCGAGGActttgtcgtcgaggaggtccTCAAGGCCATGTACGCTGCTACCCGTCCTGTCATCCTGGTTGATGCTTGTGCCATCCGTCATcgtgtcgtcgaggaggtgcATCAGCTCATCGACAAGCTCGAGCTCCCCGTCTTTGTCACCCCCATGGGCAAGGGCGCTGTGAACGAAGATCACCCCAACTATGGTGGTGTCTTTGCTGGTGAGGGATCTCATCCTCCCCGAGTCAAGCAGATCGTCGAGGAATCGGATCTGCTCATCACCGTTGGCGCTCTCAAGAGTGACTTCAACACTGCCGGTTTCTCCTACAGAACCTCCCAGCTCAACTCTGTCGACTTCCACAGCACTTACTGCAAGATCCGATATTCCACCTACCCTGGTGTTGCCATGAGGGGCGTCCTGCGCAAGGTCATTGACAAGGTTGACCCTGCTTCCATGCCTGCGCCTTCCATCCCCGAGGTTGTcaacgaggtcgaggagaaCTTTGACAGCTCTGAGACCATCACCCAGGCTTGGTTCTGGCCTCGCATTGGCGAGTTCCTCATCCCCAAGGATATCATCGTGACCGAGACCGGAACTTCCAACTTCGGTATCTGGGATACCAGATTCCCTCCCAACGTCACTGCTCTCAGCCAGGTTCTCTGGGGCAGCATCGGCTGGTCCGTTGGTGCTTGCCAGGGTGCTGCACTTGCAGCCAAGGATCTTGGAAACGGCAGACGAACAATTCTCTTTGTCGGTGATGGATCCTTCCAGCTGACTGCTCAGGAACTGAGCACCATGATCCGACATGGCCTCAAGCCCACAAT CTTCGTCATCTGCAACGATGGTTTCACGATTGAGCGTTTCATCCACGGCATGAATGCCGAGTACAACGACATCAACGAGTGGAAGTACAAGGAGTTGGTCAGAGTGTTTGGCGGTGAGAAGACCTGCAAGACATTcaccatcaagaccaaggacgaGCTCAACGACCTCCTGGTCGACGAGGAGTTCAAGGCCGCCGACTGCCTCCAGTTCGTTGAGCTCTACATGCCCCGGGAGGATGCTCCCCGTGCCCTGATCATGACGGCAGAGGCCAGCGCCAAGAACAACGCGAAGAAATAA
- a CDS encoding THUMP domain-containing protein, translating to MSDGANKRKQGPGGSGPANKKSKGGSAGKWQTPHQKAKQTEKVELGRTLEINDAGIWVTYARGMKGKAMREFRALCDEYGESLFGIKPPAEDGEGEEEDEEPKDIEASIQQELAGMGAKKPKTKQFFTPISTNLDCVFFMKLQKPAEPLEMVKRICQDAKDCPDPRQRKVKYINRLTPVFDTDRATDKGIERVARTVMAPFFELKSESGEDTTEKAAASQDDGEGPASCTYAIRHTIRNHTAFKSSVVIKMIADLVSPKHKVNLTSPDKVVLVEIFQTFCGVSVVDGKQWEELRRYNINELYKLIPQKEEESAGAEGAAPAEST from the exons ATGAGTGACGGGGCAAACAAGCGGAAGCAAGGACCTGGGGGGAGCGGTCCGGCcaacaagaagagcaag GGAGGCAGCGCTGGCAAGTGGCAGACGCCACACCAAAAGGCCAAACAAACTGAAAAGGTGGAGTTGGGAAGAACTTTGGAGATCAACGATGCCGGGATCTGGGTCACATACGCCAGGGGCATGAAGGGCAAAGCTATGCGGGAATTCAGGGCCCTTTGTGACGAG TATGGCGAATCACTGTTTGGGATAAAGCCTCCGGCTGAAGatggtgagggtgaggaggaagacgaggagcccAAGGACATTGAGGCTTCTATCCAGCAGGAATTGGCCGGCATGGGtgccaagaagcccaagacgaAGCAGTTCTTTACGCCCATATCAACTAACCTCGACTGCGTCTTCTTCATGAAGCTCCAGAAGCCCGCTGAGCCCCTCGAGATGGTCAAGCGGATTTGCCAGGATGCCAAGGATTGCCCGGACCCAAGACAGCGCAAGGTCAAGTACATCAACCGCCTCACACCCGTCTTTGATACAGACAGGGCAACCGACAAAGGCATCGAGCGCGTGGCGCGGACGGTCATGGCTCCATTCTTTGAGCTCAAGAGCGAGTCAGGAGAGGATACAACCGAGAAGGCGGCCGCTTCGCAGGATGATGGTGAGGGGCCTGCATCCTGCACG TACGCCATCAGACATACCATCCGGAACCACACCGCTTTCAAGTCGAGCGTCGTCATCAAGATGATTGCGGATCTGGTGAGCCCCAAGCACAAGGTCAACCTGACAAGCCCCGACAAGGTGGTATTGGTCGAGATTTTCCAG ACGTTCTGCGGAGTCTCGGTTGTCGATGGTAAGCAGTGGGAGGAGCTCAGGCGTTACAATATAAACGAACTGTACAAGTTGATCCctcagaaggaggaggagtccgCAGGAGCCGAAGGAGCCGCCCCTGCCGAGTCGACGTAG
- a CDS encoding Sulfhydryl oxidase has product MAEEPRDTRDDKSSAVTSAAPGALAPAQGGGSAEPPKRIPRGVVLGPDGKPCRNCTSFAAWAAQTKDTLKHGAARTPTATQGPPADCPPDVETLGRSTWTLLHSIAAQYPEQPSRGQQSDLLSFVGLFSKLYPCWVCAEDFQGYLHRDAPKVGSRDEFGKWLCGAHNEVNRKLGKPEFDCSKWEERWRTGWKDGRCD; this is encoded by the exons ATGGCAGAAGAGCCTAGAGATACACGGGACGACAAGTCCTCGGCGGTTACGTCCGCTGCCCCTGGCGCGCTGGCCCCTGCGCAGGGAGGAGGCTCTGCTGAGCCGCCCAAGAGGATCCCCAGGGGAGTGGTCCTGGGCCCGGATGGCAAACC ATGTCGGAATTGCACGTCTTTCGCCGCGTGGGCCGCCCAGACAAAGGACACTCTCAAGCACGGCGCTGCACGGACACCGACGGCGACACAAGGGCCTCCGGCCGACTGCCCTCCGGACGTCGAGACACTTGGCCGGAGCACGTGGACTCTGCTGCACTCGATCGCGGCTCAGTACCCGGAGCAGCCGTCCAGGGGCCAGCAGTCGGACCTGCTCAGCTTCGTGGGCCTGTTCTCCAAGTTGTACCCGTGCTGGGTGTGCGCCGAGGACTTTCAGGGCTATCTACATCGCGACGCGCCCAAGGTTGGTAGCAGGGACGAGTTTGGCAAGTGGCTGTGCGGCGCACACAATGAGGTGAACCGCAAGCTTGGCAAGCCCGAGTTTGACTGCTCCAAGTGGGAGGAGAGATGGCGGACTGGCTGGAAGGACGGCCGCTGCGATTGA
- a CDS encoding SMC-N domain-containing protein has product MAPTKRPRPLAGQDEDDIVEVRQARSHLRPEEARKRARVSLDDRRRTEPTPQLDDVSSSESDEEETRGLPDSPPQTQYELMRDAGFRHLQHTDWDDQQATQKLAKRGTTLGNNMVSESGIVESITCYNFMCHERLHVELGPLINFIVGENGSGKSAVLTALTLCLGGKASDTNRGGSLKSFVKEGREQGSLVVKIKNAGSDAYQPDIYGESIIVERHFSKAGSSGFKIKSATGRIISTKKQEVEEISEWYALQIGNPLTVLSQDNARQFLNAASPAQKYKYFVSGVQLEQLDNDYKMSQDTLDKTLILREDLTSKIEYVKKEMEEAERLAETARKNESLREKGRHYRNQLVWSQVVEQERLLEQREAEIVKRDEQIEEAKKYCEEMTAALETVDEKLEKVKQAKEVLEQDRDTFEGRIARAEAAFQQASKDESELLREERDAHQRLRTVNEDIKAVNRKIVEEERRLGQSTGTARAQKDAELAEETKKEKLVKEHLEEAHQKVPDLQNKLNEIENSLKKLAHTKDLKRKEIVSVEHQVRELQTTSSGRHGGYDRDITNLVKTIANDSGFEQKPIGPIGAHIRLSKPEWSGILERTLGDGLNAFVVRSKPDQTRLSSIMRRLGMRKQPPIWIAYGGRIDTSSQEPDPQFDTILRVLQFEDDIIRSQLIINNQIEKIILVRERVEAERVMVDNTPPRNVAACICFHDGRGKRGWGLRMTNRNGSIGTSPVQPSNARPRMQSDSARQVEMQQENLKQLGLELAEISRDDRQTQQAAQRCKTDLQTQRSEIRKLENDLRYAQAAIERISMELDAFEGVDDRLNILRAELDKKTTEKDEIGNQYGTMRLARSDLNAKKEKARLKLEEEKNEQDDFQSRVNKAQEKINSAEGMRRVAVANKNDAFERVDIAKNERRRAEERRDAKAEEVADFTRQASEIAERVHIPDGETHNSIEVKYKKVREQLKEREKRLGATDAEIYERAAEARTRYEDVMRQTRDVDDTISSLKRAIEHRLHLWRQFQRQISARIRIQFNYLLSERGFRGKIDLDHRARKVLIQVEPDETRKSSAGRNTKTLSGGEKSFSSICMLLSVWEAIGSPIRCLDEFDVFMDNVNRAISTNMLVDAARRSVSRQYILITPNAIEGRARLDKDVKIIRLTDPRQRTLDEYT; this is encoded by the exons ATGGCACCCACCAAACGACCACGACCACTTGCCGGgcaggatgaggacgatatCGTCGAAGTCCGGCAGGCGCGCTCACATCTCCGACCAGAGGAAGCC AGGAAGCGCGCACGAGTTTCCCTCGACGACCGAAGAAGAACGGAACCAACGCCCCAGCTCGACGATGTATCGAGCTCCGAAagcgatgaggaagagacCCGAGGTCTTCCAGACTCTCCACCACAGACTCAGTATGAACTCATGCGAGATGCCGGCTTCAGGCATCTGCAGCACACCGATTGGGATGATCAGCAGGCGACACAGAAACTGGCAAAGAGAGGCACCACACTCGGCAACAATATGGTATCCGAGAGCGGCATCGTCGAGAGCATCACTTGTTACAACTTCATGTGCCACGAGAGACTGCATGTCGAGCTTGGGCCACTTATCAACTTTATCGTCGGTGAGAACGGCAGCGGGAAAAGTGCCGTTCTCACTGCTCTGACACTGTGCCTCGGTGGCAAAGCCAGTGATACCAATCGAGGAGGCAGCCTAAAGTCATTCGTGAAGGAGGGCCGTGAACAAGGTAGCTTGgttgtcaagatcaagaatgCAGGATCGGACGCCTACCAACCCGACATCTATGGCGAGAGCATCATCGTCGAGCGTCACTTTTCTAAAGCCGGTAGTAGTGGATTCAAGATCAAGAGCGCCACTGGCCGAATCATCTCTACCAAGAAGCAAGAAGTGGAGGAGATCTCCGAGTGGTATGCACTACAGATCGGCAACCCTTTGACGGTCCTATCCCAAGACAACGCACGCCAGTTCCTCAACGCAGCATCCCCAGCCCAAAAATACAAGTATTTCGTCTCCGGCGTCCAACTGGAACAGCTGGATAACGACTACAAGATGTCACAGGATACCCTCGACAAGACTCTGATTCTCAGAGAGGATCTGACTTCCAAGATTGAGTATGTCAAgaaagagatggaggaggctgagcggCTTGCCGAAACCGCCCGAAAGAACGAAAGCCTACGTGAGAAAGGACGGCACTACAGAAACCAGCTAGTCTGGTCCCAAGTTGTGGAGCAGGAGAGACTGCTTGAGCAGCGTGAAGCCGAGATCGTGAAACGAGATGAGCAaatcgaggaggccaagaagtacTGTGAAGAGATGACTGCTGCCCTCGAAACGGTGGATGAGAAACTCGAGAAAGTCAAGCAGGCTAAGGAGGTGCTTGAGCAAGACCGAGATACCTTTGAAGGACGAATCGCCAGGGCTGAGGCTGCATTCCAACAAGCCTCGAAGGATGAGTCCGAGTTGCTTCGAGAGGAGCGCGATGCTCATCAACGCCTCAGAACGGTCAACGAAGACATCAAGGCCGTCAACCGAAAGATAGTGGAGGAGGAACGTCGTCTGGGCCAATCAACAGGCACTGCTCGTGCGCAGAAGGATGCCGAGCTTGCGGAGGAGacaaagaaggagaagcttgtCAAGGAACACTTGGAGGAGGCTCACCAGAAAGTGCCTGACCTCCAAAACAAGCTCAACGAAATCGAAAATagcttgaagaagctggcaCACACCAAGGATTTGAAGCGAAAAGAGATTGTTTCAGTTGAGCACCAGGTCCGGGAACTCCAGACGACATCCAGTGGGCGGCATGGTGGCTACGATAGggacatcaccaacctcgtgAAAACGATTGCGAACGACAGTGGCTTCGAGCAGAAGCCTATTGGGCCTATTGGTGCCCACATCCGATTGTCCAAGCCTGAATGGTCTGGCATTCTCGAGAGAACTCTGGGAGATGGCCTCAATGCATTTGTTGTCAGGAGCAAACCCGACCAGACAAGGCTCTCTAGTATCATGCGTCGACTCGGAATGAGGAAGCAGCCCCCAATCTGGATCGCGTATGGAGGCAGGATTGACACAAGCAGTCAGGAGCCAGACCCCCAGTTTGATACTATCCTGAGAGTGCTCCAGTTCGAGGATGACATTATCAGATCGCaactcatcatcaacaaccagATCGAGAAGATTATTCTTGTCCGAGAGCGCGTGGAGGCCGAAAGGGTTATGGTTGATAATACCCCCCCCCGTAATGTGGCTGCTTGTATCTGCTTCCACGACGGAAGAGGCAAGCGAGGATGGGGATTGAGAATGACGAACCGAAACGGCTCTATCGGCACGAGCCCAGTCCAGCCAAGTAACGCGCGTCCCAGGATGCAGTCAGACTCGGCTCGACAGGTCGAAATGCAACAAGAGAATCTGAAGCAGCTGGGCTTGGAACTTGCCGAGATTAGTCGCGATGACCGCCAAACCCAACAGGCGGCTCAGCGATGTAAGACTGACCTCCAAACTCAACGGAGTGAGATCCGGAAACTCGAGAACGATCTCCGCTACGCACAGGCTGCCATCGAACGCATCTCTATGGAACTCGACGCGTTCGAGGGTGTCGATGATCGACTGAACATCCTGCGTGCTGAGCTTGACAAGAAAACAACGGAAAAGGACGAAATCGGAAACCAGTATGGCACCATGAGACTGGCAAGAAGTGATCTGAACGcgaagaaagagaaggctAGATTGAAGctcgaagaggagaagaatgaACAAGACGACTTCCAAAGCCGGGTCAACAAAGCGCAGGAGAAGATCAACTCGGCCGAGGGCATGAGGCGTGTAGCCGTTGCCAACAAGAATGATGCCTTTGAGCGAGTCGACATTGCAAAGAACGAGCGACGGCGTGCCGAGGAGAGGCGAGACGCCAAGGCCGAAGAAGTTGCAGACTTTACTCGACAGGCTTCCGAGATAGCAGAGCGTGTGCACATCCCCGATGGTGAGACACATAACAGTATCGAGGTCAAGTATAAGAAGGTCCGcgagcagctcaaggagcgCGAGAAGCGTCTTGGAGCGACAGATGCCGAGATCTACGAGCGTGCTGCGGAAGCTCGCACGCGATATGAAGATGTCATGAGGCAGACCCGGGACGTGGACGACACCATCTCATCCCTCAAGCGAGCCATCGAACACCGACTCCATCTCTGGCGCCAGTTCCAGCGACAGATCAGTGCTCGCATTCGCATTCAGTTCAACTATCTCCTCAGCGAGCGCGGCTTCCGTGGCAAGATTGATCTGGATCACCGGGCCCGCAAGGTCCTTATCCAGGTTGAGCCCGACGAGACACGAAAGAGCTCTGCTGGAAGAAACACCAAGACTCTGTCCGGTGGCGAAAAGTCCTTCTCGTCCATCTGCATGCTTCTCTCAGTATGGGAGGCCATTGGTTCCCCGATTCGCTGCCTGGACGAGTTTGACGTCTTCATGGACAATGTGAATCGTGCCATTAGCACAAACATGCTG GTGGACGCCGCTCGCCGCTCAGTCTCACGACAGTATATCCTCATTACGCCCAATGCCATTGAGGGCCGGGCTCGCTTGGACAAGGATGTCAAGATCATTCG ACTTACAGATCCTCGCCAACGAACACTTGACGAGTATACATAG